A portion of the Jaculus jaculus isolate mJacJac1 chromosome 5, mJacJac1.mat.Y.cur, whole genome shotgun sequence genome contains these proteins:
- the Tmem125 gene encoding transmembrane protein 125, producing MSEQAQAPVGQGLPPDVLAEQVELWWSQQPRRSLLCFSVAVVLVAACGAGGVVLLSSTSSRSGEWRLAVGTVLCLLALLVLVKQLMSSAVQDMNCIRQAHHVALLRSGGGADSLVVLLSGLVLLVTGLTLAGLAAAPAPARPLAAMLSVGIALAALGALLLLGLLLYQVGVSGHCPHFRAAVPSTHHGHNTSSTVFSISGQLSSGQRHETTSSIASLI from the coding sequence ATGTCGGAGCAAGCTCAAGCCCCAGTGGGCCAGGGGCTGCCCCCGGATGTGTTGGCAGAGCAGGTGGAGCTGTGGTGGTCCCAGCAGCCACGGCGATCCTTGCTCTGCTTCTCTGTCGCCGTGGTCCTTGTGGCCGCCTGTGGGGCAGGTGGTGTGGTACTTCTGTCATCCACCAGCAGCCGCTCTGGAGAGTGGCGCCTGGCTGTGGGTACCGTGCTTTGTCTGCTGGCCCTGCTGGTTCTGGTAAAACAGCTGATGAGCTCCGCTGTGCAGGACATGAACTGCATCCGCCAGGCTCACCACGTGGCCTTGCTGCGCAGTGGAGGAGGGGCCGACTCCCTCGTAGTGCTGCTCAGTGGCCTTGTGCTACTGGTCACTGGTCTGACCCTGGCTGGGCTGGctgctgcccctgcccctgcccgtCCACTGGCTGCTATGCTGTCTGTGGGCATTGCCTTGGCTGCTTTGGGCGCACTCTTGCTGCTGGGCTTGTTGCTGTATCAGGTGGGTGTCAGTGGACACTGTCCACACTTCCGAGCAGCTGTCCCCTCCACCCACCATGGCCACAATACTAGTAGCACTGTCTTTAGCATCTCGGGACAGTTGTCTTCTGGCCAGCGTCATGAAACCACCTCCAGCATTGCCAGTCTCATTTGA
- the C5H1orf210 gene encoding type III endosome membrane protein TEMP: MSAGLPMSEANPTQVGPSELPTTSTIAPAPGAGGRAWPVLVGVVLGAVVLSLLIALAAKCHLCRQYRASYQHRPLPGTRGGSHPQAGEDEDDDGFIEDNYIQPGAGQLETGGSRDHFSL; encoded by the exons ATGTCCGCAGGCCTGCCCATGAGTGAGGCAAACCCAA CCCAGGTGGGGCCCTCGGAGCTCCCCACAACATCAACCATAGCCCCTGCACCAGGCGCTGGGGGCCGGGCATGGCCTGTGCTGGTAGGGGTTGTGTTGGGGGCAGTGGTCCTCTCACTGCTCATCGCACTCGCTGCCAAATGCCACCTTTGCCGCCAGTACCGCGCCAGCTATCAGCACCGCCCACTGCCTGGAACGAGGGGTGGGAGCCACCCACAGGCTGGTGAAGATGAGGATGATGATGGTTTCATCGAGGACAATTATATTCAACCTGGGGCTGGCcagctggagacaggaggaagcagagaccaTTTCTCTCTATGA